The Cynocephalus volans isolate mCynVol1 chromosome 12, mCynVol1.pri, whole genome shotgun sequence sequence ttttttactcaggattactttggctactTATGGTTTTATGTcattctatatgaatgttaggatttttttttctatttctgtgaagaatgtcattggtattttgatggggattgcattgaatccgcAGATTGCTTtaggtggtatggacattttcacaatgttgattcttccaattcaagagcatggaatatctttccacctttttggttcctccttaatttctttagtagtgatttgtagttgtcattgtagagaactttcaactccttggttaaattgattcctaggtattttattattattattattattttttggtgactattgtgaataagcttgctctcttcatttctttttctgctagtttgttactggagaataaaaatgctgctgatttggggtattgattttgtatcctgcaacattactggaATTATTTGTcagctctaagagtattttgctagaatctttaggcttttctctatgtaggatcatgtcatctgcaaacagggacagtttgacttcatattttccaatcaggatactctttatttctttctcttgccttattcctctggctagtatttccaatactgtgttaaataggagtggtgagagtggtcctCCTTGTCTTgtgcctgttcttaagggaaaagctttcagcatatccccattcaggatgatactggtgatgggcttgtcatagatggtttttattgtgttgttattccttcctcttcacctAATTAGCTGAGAGCCTTAATcaagaaaggatgttgaattttgtcaaatgctttttctgcatctatttaggtttttgtccttgatattgttgatgtgatgtatcccatttattgacttgcatatgttgaaccatcctagtctcgctgggatgaatcctacttaatcatggtgtataatttttttgatgtgttgctgtattctgattgctaatattttgtcgagctttttgcatctatgcttatCAGAGacattggcttgtaattttcacTTATTGTTtgatccttgtctggttttggtatcaaggtgatgccggcctcatggaatgagtttgggagactggCTTCTGTTTCAACTTTGTGATATAGTTTGAatggaattggtattaattcctctttaaaggtttggtggaattcagcagtaaagccatctggtcctgggctcttctttgtttgaagatttctgattactgcttcaatctcattgcttgttattggtgtgttcaggttttctatttcttcttgatttggtcttggtagtttttatgtgtctggaaatttatccacttcctccatgttttcaaatttgttgatgtgtatttgtttataatagtctctaatgattctttgtatttctgtggcattggttgtaatgtctgcTTTGTCATTTCTGattattgttatttgggtcttcactcttttttgttgttgttgttaccctagttaatggtttgtctgttttttaaatttattttatagaacagaatttgttcttttttggtgAATGTTTTATGTTCCCTTAAGAAGTATTAGTAAAGTGGCTACAATAAATGCAGTTcataaagacagaagaaaaagaacaacagaGTGTTTACTATCAGAAATCTCAGTCTTGAAAAGtctgtaataatatatatataatcaataatctATGTGCATAGAGAACAGCGTAGGTAATTCTGCTTACTTAACATATGGAAATTGAATATTGTTATTTAAATGACTTGCCACATTTCTACTATCAGGTAACCCTAACCTCAGTTTATTGACTGAAAGTTCGGAATTCTTTTTGTTATAATTAAACACTTTGATAAAATGATAGAATGTACATTGCTGTTTATATTGTTCAAAACAGAGTTATGTTTATGATGGAAATGTGTAGAATGATATTTCTAAGTTCACAATAACTATTAAATTCTGTAACATATTATTATACAAAGTGACAGTTGacatattctttttataatttcaattttactataaatgttttcatatttgatttttactttatttattatttgaactCATACAGATTCAGGATAATTAGCCTGTCTTGgcaaagaataacaaatacttttcttttgGGCATTCCCTTGTCCTTTTTTGTATAGGGATCACTGACCAAGATACTTTCTATGTTTGCCCCATGAAGCATTCTAATTTTATTCAAGTTGTAACATGTGAGTTAAGCAAATCCTCATTGAGTctgtaatttcaaatttatttgaccCTCATTCACCATATGTTAAACTTAGTATTATTATCCTGTTTATACTATATAAAAACATTGATACATTAGTTATAATAGAATCATATATTGCATGAAAATAATCCATAGCTTTGTTACTTGCCCTGCACTCTGATActattctgttctattctattctattgctAATGGCTAAGAAtcttaattactttaaatttcaCTAATATCTCAGAGTCATTTTGCCAAAGAACATTAAACACCTTCAATGACTCCCCACTTTATACTTATTTAAACAGCAAAGCATGTGTTGTTGGTTGTACTTATGTGTGTAGAAACAAAGACTATTGAGGTAAAGACGCAAGACAGttaagataattaattttaattatcttaTACAATATGACCATACGTGCTTTAATCAAATTATTGTCTCAAAAGACTGTTAGTTTCACATCAGTGGAAAAGAAATACTTAAACTGACAGACTAAAAGATGGTGAAGATGCATTTAATCATTAATTAGTATCATGATATATTCATTAGATACTAAACTTATTCATTgatttatggttttatttctattaatttattaatatgatgataatttatatttaattattaaattataaataataaatatactcTTCTAGTTGCCAGAGTGTACCCTGAGGTAAATGCAAGTAAGTTAATCtcataaatcatttaattttatagtaacataaataaataattagaatttgACTTTTTTGTATAGATGAATAAATTGACTGGACCCGAGGAGCAGAATTTATTCACTGTTTCTGAGGGTGTCACAGCAGGTTTAAAACAAGAACAACTATTTACCACAGTGAGAACATGGGTGATTCCATGATGAAGATAAAGACATTCCAGATAAAAATAATCTCTAAATGTTATTTTCAATAAAGAgcaatattttttgtttccatacatataatttattatagGGAATACTTGCATCAtggagaagaaatttaaaatggtcaaataaaattattttcaaacttctgttgttttttcATGAGATAAAAGATTTGAAGATCTACATCaattatgaaagaaattataacaatatgcatTTCTTCCATTTAGTAACCACTCAAAATATGCCAGTGACAActgtatatatattctatatattttcttcatatttacatGTGCTTGTCACTCTTCTACGTGACATGAGCAAAAAGCCTATGGACTTGGTATTTTATTACTCATTCCCattaaatagatgaagaaaaagtagCACAGAGAGTTTAAGAAATTTTCCCAGGTTTACCAGATAGTTCTCATAACAAATAGCCTACACTGTCTGAGCTATGTAACTTCTTCATTATTGTGTTTTGTTAATTACCATCGttaaaaaagtgaaacaaaattaaTTACTTTTGGGTCAtcagggaaggagggagctgAGATTATCATGTCCTAATCCACAGCAACACCTAGTGAGAAGAACTGCAAATACTGAAATGATCAGAGTTTCCTAttaaaagagagaagagtgaGATGAGTCTCGCAgactttactaaaaaaaaaaagacgtgcATTAAGAACCAATTTATGTTATACAGCATTGTGTATGTAATTGATTCCATGcaattctgtgttttaaaatgcttaaaatgacaaTCCTTATGTTATACGTATTTTGCTACaatttaagaaatggaaaaaaagtatacagtacaatggcagaaaataaaaaaaaaaaattatggctgAAAAGAGGTCCAAGAGGTCCTaaactgagcaagaaaaataaatgcattttttaaaacatttatcctTTTACTTTGCTCTTATATCAATATCGTGAGGTATTTGCTTGAGAAGTACAATAAAGAGAatgtgagggaaaaaaattatttccctttGGCAGTTCTTTTAATTGAGATAAAACTcttataatataaaattcaccatttgaCTACTTAAAAATGCACACTATGTGGTGTTTAGTTTATTCACAGTATTGTGCAACCACCATGACTATaaattttcagaacattttcataaccCCCAAAAGTAACCCCTATCCGTTAAACagccatttctcttttctcagccctaggcaacctagaaatctactttctgtctctatggactcACCTACTCTGGACATTtgacataaatggaatcacacagtatgtggaTTTTTATGTCTGGCTTTCTTCACTAATGTAATGTTTTTATGGTTTATCCACGTGTTATAGCATGGATCAATACCTCATTCCCTTTAAtggcttaatagtattccattgtgtgcatgtgggtacttcaaaaatttcatggaaagattagtacattttttaattgtattttttcactaactttttgaagtacacttgtgtttaggtcttctttaatgtatttaattttttgtagttttttttgtaCAAGTTTGTGCTTCTTTGGTTAAATAACTGTTACTActcaaagataaaaagatgagaaataatgaaaaataggcaaaggactagaatagacatttccccaatAATGACATCTAAATGGACAGTacagacatgaaaagatgctcaatgtcactagttagaaaagtgaaaatcaaaaccacaaggacaTACGACTTCACAACTTCTAGAATGGTTGTATATTATATACAAAGTATcttcaaaatttcatgaaaagagtcgtattaccttttaattccattttccacaaacgttttgaagtaccctcgtaaatAAAAAGACATCTATGTTCATGGAATAAGAGATTTAACATTGTTAATTAAGTTGGCAATattccccaaactgatctacaaattcaatacagCCCGTATAAAAATTCCATCTGTTCTTTTTGTATAAATggacaagctaattctaaaattcacatgaaatTGCAAGGGACCTTGGATggccaaaacaatattgaaatagaggaacaaagttggaaaattgatactttcaaatttcaaaacttactataaagctacagtaatcaacacAGTGTGACACTGACATAGaaatatagacatatagatcaatggaatagaattgagagtaaTAGTGGATctacacatttatggtcaattgattttcaacaagaagCCAAGATCATTCAGTAAGGAAacaatagtctcttcaacaaatggtattggaataactggatatccacatgcaaaagaatgaatttttacTTGTACCTCACACTatataaaaaatcaactcaaaagaaatcgaagacctaaatgtgaaagctAAAACAGTAAATTCGTAGAAGAAACCACAAGTATAAATCCTTGCAACCTTGGTTtaggcaatatttttaaaaaatatgatatgaaaaacaaaagcaacaaaagacagaagagataaatttgactttatgaaatttaaaactttcgTGCATCAAAGAAcgtatcaagaaagtaaaaagacaccacagggatggaaaaataattgcaaaatatatatctgacaagggtcTACTAATTTTAAAGTGCTTATTGAAAAGCAAACTCTGTTTGGAGAAGGCTTTCAGGGCCCTGAATATAATAACAGACTCAATACCTTCTATTtgtcatggaaaaacagaagattAACAGTTTTGGCTAAAAAACTGTTAATAAATCAGAACACAAATCTAAAgttaaattatttctattcagGGCCACATAGATAATAGTTACACTACCAAGCaccttaatgttttttttttccactcataTTTCTCGATGGCATATTATATACAATATGGAACCCTATTTATTCTAGGGATTTCTTTgtagatcatttttttttatgtgaaagcATATGAATAATACtcctttcttaaaatatattaaatatatgagtgtgtgtgcaggAGTGAATAAAGAGGAAGGCCcaagaagaattatttttaaaacttccttttatttattccaGATATCCAGATGTTTAACAGCTTCCTTCAGTTTGTTCTTCTAAATATCTCTGGAGCCATCTTTATGAGCTTCAGATTCATTGCCACTATTGCATTTCAACTCTCTAAATAACTCAGTTTAAATAGCTTAAATAATAActtcagtttaaaatattagaaCTCTAACCTGTCTTTCTGACTCCAAACATCTGAAATCCCATTCTCAACACACTTAACAAagcaatttttctaaaataaaaatcaaattacatAGATTTTTAggttaaacaaagaaaaaaaaaaaaaaaccctcatgtGAACCACTTGCTTCAAAGTCATCTACAGTCCATGTTTCCAGAATGTACTCCAGgtgaattaaaaatatgttttagggATTAGATCATGGAATTAGTATTTAAATAAACTAAGCAGGTGAGTGATTCTTATTAACTCTAAATTTTTTTAGGTCTGTAGACCTGAAATATGTATTAAGTTCTGCTATATTTCAGGACATACAAACTTTTCATGATTTAAagcctgcctttttttttttttttattaccttgTTGTATATTATCCCAACTAAGGCAAACTTTTTCCCCCAAGgtaagttaacatttattgagtataatAAGGGTTAGGGACAGATGTAGACCCAGAATTACCTTATATGCActgcttcttttcattttcaaataactttgtaaggtaagaattattattattattattattattattacatgtattttataaatagaaaaacttaGCAACACAGACTTTGAGAAAGTGGATCAGGCTTAAATGTATGTCTGGATTTAAATGCTGACTTACTGAATCAAGAGTCTATTCTCTGAATTACTATGCTAGTGATACTAGTTAGTGACATTTGGAGTACTTCCTAGTACCCAGAGGTTGCGTATGTTGTCATAACCATGTCGATAACATTCTCTTAGTTTCTTTCCTATATATCAAAAGTCTCACAAGAATTGCCTTTCTGAACTGCATGTATGACTCACTAAAAAATTAAGTGCCCATTATTATTTCCCCACAGTTCTGTATATGACTCTATCATAAATCAAGTTACACGATTTGATTGTTACTGGTTTTCTCATTTGTCTCCCCACTTTTAGCTGTGTAACCTTAATGAGAGATAAAAGTATATGTCTAGAGTAGTATCTGGGATAGAGTTGACCTATaataaatggatgttgaattAAAGGATTAACTAAGTACATTTAATCAGACAAATTAATATATGATATGgtaatatgtaattaaaaatagGTTGTTTTggagaggttttgttttgttgttatgaGTGAGTGTCATGTCTCGGATAGTAaaggaaatttaacatttttgttgAAACTTGAAGAAAGGACTTTTAGGATAACACACAAAAGAGTATTAGTCATAAAGAGAAGTAGAAAAGGTGCATTATGCTTAAAGGTTGGTTAAAATGTTATGAGAAGTTTCTTTAATTAAGGACAAATTAAGTAAACTTAAAAcatgaataacattttatttgcttttttctccaagattttaaaattattttttgctcattttttgaaataaaaaagatcttTTGTAATGTATCCTTGAAAGCTTGTTTCACTTGCTGGTTCCTTAGAGTGTAAATGAAAGGGTTTAACAAGGGTGCAATGGAGGTATAAATAACAGCTACAACCTTGGATGTAGTCACTCTTTCCTTTGCTGATGGCTTCAGGTAAATAAAGATACAGCTACCATAAGTAAGGGAGACTACAATCATGTGAGAAGAACAAGTGGAAAAAGCCTTTGTCCTTTTCTGAGCAGAGGACATTTTTAGAATGGTCTTGATAATATAAATATAGGAAAGAATCACTAAAAGCAATGTGGTCACCAGAGTTACAACAGCTGACACAAATGAAATCAGTTCTAGAAAATGAGTGTCTGTGCAAGAAATTTGCAGGATAGGGGACGTGTCACATATGAAATGATCAATTACTTTGGAAGCACAGAATTCCAGTTTCAGTCCCATAACCAGTGGTGGGAAGGTAATCAGAAAGCCAGCTGCCCATGAACTGAGTACAAGCTGGTAGCACACTTTGTTGCTCATAATGATCGGGTAGTGTAGAGGTTTGCAGATTGCTAAATAGCGGTCAAAAGACATGGCAGCCAGTAGGTAAAATTCGGTAACTcctaataagagaaaaaagaataactgtGATGCACAACCATTGTaggaaatgattttgtttttagtCACGATGGTTATCAGGAATCTGGGAATACAGACTGTTGTCAATGCGATTTCCAAGAAGGAGAAATTTTGGAGGAAGAAATACATTGGAGTTTTGAGGCGGGGATCCAGCAGGGTAAGGAGAATGATAGACAAGTTCCCCATCACACTCAACATATAGTTtaggaagagaaatataaaaattacaatttgcaGTTTTGAGTCATCTGTCAATCCCAGAAGAATGAACTCTATCTCCCTCGACTGATTCTTCATTTCAAATTTGAGTCCTATTGAATAGACATAGCAAAACAACTTCGAAGGCAGAAataacaagattttttaaagctacagacatagaaaaaacatGTTCAATAATGTAAACAAGTTTAAAATGTATATCCAGTTTGATAAGGCATACAATACCTAAAATTATGGCATAGATCAACTAAGCATCTTCCAATTGATTGCTCCATTTAAGCCAAAGTTATCTTTACaatactatttctttctttttcccccctctcaACTTGAAAGGTAATTTAATTTTTGGCTGATCATTTCCAAATAAATCTtgcttaaatgttttaaatggagaaatcatgaatattacttaaaatgtattttctgtgtATATTTAATAAAGTACTGAAAAAAATCTAGACAATTCTGTTGATGGCAGTTTCCAAGGattattaaaaaatctttagcCCAccaaaagacttttaaaatctttttaaggaACATGTAGAAATACTAATAGttacatattttctctttcattataaTTCTCTAACACATGCCATTGATTTTTTGCCCCACTGTggtttttcctttaattattaattttctctggTTTCAAATACATCAATCTTCTCATAATCAGTTGCATTACACTTGTTCCTGTATAATCAGGAACTATTACAtctacagaaaaatagaataaatatgaTAATTCACATATCAGTGAAAATTATGTGGCTTTTACTGCAGAATTGCTCTCATTTATCTGTAGATATTTATTTCAAGGTACAAGTGACTTACCGTATGCAAGATATATTGGAATAATTTTTACCCTATAGGAATATGGCAGAATCAAGAGTTGAATAATAAATGacaaatattctcattttttaatgttataaaatattcaattattaatgttataaaatattcaattatttcAAGAGGAAATTTAATTCCAATAGTTACCTTGAGAAGGGTTCAAAGTAGAAAACATTTGGGAAATTATATGCACTTTGCACTTCTATTCATACTTACTAAAATCACAGGACCCAGATGTTACACAAAGTTCAATTAGAATCCTCTTTCATACCAGATAtgattcatattttgttttttcccttaaatttaaacagaaaaaaattttgctcGTAAATGACTCAAGGGGATTAATTGAAATacaaagaagatagaaaaaaattccCCCTGGAGACTGTTGTTCAAAACATACAAATTAattacagaaaaagaa is a genomic window containing:
- the LOC134360674 gene encoding olfactory receptor 6C6-like encodes the protein MKNQSREIEFILLGLTDDSKLQIVIFIFLFLNYMLSVMGNLSIILLTLLDPRLKTPMYFFLQNFSFLEIALTTVCIPRFLITIVTKNKIISYNGCASQLFFFLLLGVTEFYLLAAMSFDRYLAICKPLHYPIIMSNKVCYQLVLSSWAAGFLITFPPLVMGLKLEFCASKVIDHFICDTSPILQISCTDTHFLELISFVSAVVTLVTTLLLVILSYIYIIKTILKMSSAQKRTKAFSTCSSHMIVVSLTYGSCIFIYLKPSAKERVTTSKVVAVIYTSIAPLLNPFIYTLRNQQVKQAFKDTLQKIFFISK